ATTGCGCGctatcgggacaaatggaagtattactggtgcctgctcgagcaaatcgatgaacaacaggagcacaggtgatacagaTCAAAGTCAATTTATCCTGAATATCATGACCTATAATAACAAGCTTAGTCCTTGTCCTTGTGTGTGTTTATCTGTATCtcacgaaatttcaaaaagggggtgcgacgggtcccacggcgtcggattagtGCGCCGTTGCCACCTtgaccttgatcaccttgactcccgttgatcttcgaactggtcgagcgggcgccagtaattcttccatttgtcccgatcgcgtgccagagtagcccagtggttcctcctttcgcgtgggacacgaagagcatcatatttttctttcaaggacttcgtgaagaaatctgaccatcgggtcggcggtcttcctgtagtgcgcttaatatcgcggggaacccagtcgctcacggctctggtccaacgattgtcattaaagcgcatcacgtgtccggcccaccttattttactttctttggcaaacgcggcggcgtctctaatcttcgatcgctgacgtaggagagaacttcgaatcccgtccctcacttgcgtgaaacgggatactcctagcatcactctctcaattgcgcgttcaatgacgctcactgcgttttcttcctgcttgcgaaatgcccaggtttccgaagcataggtcaaagcaggaagtacggtggtgttgaagaggtgagcacggagccgggtgttcctggtcttcttcactacatcctcgatgctcttgtacgcttcccaagccgctcgtctcctcctgcccagctcgggggtcaggtcgttcatcatgttcagttcccgacccagataaacgtagctggtgcattcagatatgttcgttccgttgagcgtgaatggggcatccgagacccatccgttccgcatgaacatcgtcttttgtagattcagctgaagaccgatgcatccacatgtttcgtcgaattcggtcagcattcgttccgcttggctgatgctaggtgttaccagtacgatgtcatcagcaaagcgcaaatggtgtagctgccgaccatcaaccttcactcccatgtcgtcctattccaactttcgcattgcgttctcgagggtggctgtgaatattttgggtgaaattgtatcaccctgtcggaccccccctcttcacgtcaatgatgatgttcttgtagaatggcgaaattccggtcgtgaagttactgtacaactctcgaagtacctttatatattgagtagggacgccttggttgtccaaggcttccacgaccgcttccgtctcaaccgagtcgaaagccttctttaagtcgatgaaggtgagacagagcggcatcttgtactctcgtg
This is a stretch of genomic DNA from Necator americanus strain Aroian chromosome II, whole genome shotgun sequence. It encodes these proteins:
- a CDS encoding hypothetical protein (NECATOR_CHRII.G4964.T1), translated to MGVKVDGRQLHHLRFADDIVLVTPSISQAERMLTEFDETCGCIGLQLNLQKTMFMRNGWVSDAPFTLNGTNISECTSYVYLGRELNMMNDLTPELGRRRRAAWEAYKSIEDVVKKTRNTRLRAHLFNTTVLPALTYASETWAFRKQEENAVSVIERAIERVMLGVSRFTQVRDGIRSSLLRQRSKIRDAAAFAKESKIRWAGHVMRFNDNRWTRAVSDWVPRDIKRTTGRPPTRWSDFFTKSLKEKYDALRVPRERRNHWATLARDRDKWKNYWRPLDQFEDQRESR